In Oceaniferula marina, the following proteins share a genomic window:
- a CDS encoding DegT/DnrJ/EryC1/StrS family aminotransferase, which translates to MPVPLLDVNAQNHALKTELRAAFDKVLESGRFIMGEEVEAFESEVGSYVGAKHAIGVSSGTDAILLALMALGIGPGDEVICPSFTFFATAGCIARTGATPVFCDCHPDTFNLDFTSAEACISEQTKAIIPVHLFGQSIDMKTCDAFARKHGLKVIEDTAQSLGASYHGKYCGAMSDFGTYSFFPSKNLGGLGDGGLLVTQDDQLAEIAVKMRNHGMHPRYYHEMVGGNFRLDALQAALLRVKFQQYPEYTRLRQHNAAYYHEGLADVNGLVLPVTDEGNEHIWNQFTIRVLDGKRDALRQGLLDLGIGCEIYYPVPMHQQQCFAHLADQARSAFKVTEQLAAEVLSIPVYPELTQSQKDEVIEAIRSLMS; encoded by the coding sequence ATGCCTGTTCCACTTTTAGACGTTAATGCCCAGAACCATGCCCTGAAAACCGAGCTGCGAGCAGCCTTCGATAAGGTTTTGGAATCGGGCCGCTTTATTATGGGGGAAGAGGTGGAAGCCTTCGAATCCGAAGTCGGTTCTTATGTCGGGGCGAAACATGCGATTGGAGTTTCCTCGGGAACCGATGCCATTTTGTTGGCTCTGATGGCATTGGGGATAGGTCCTGGGGACGAGGTGATTTGCCCGAGTTTTACTTTTTTTGCGACGGCGGGATGTATCGCCAGAACCGGGGCAACACCCGTGTTCTGTGACTGTCACCCCGATACCTTCAACCTGGATTTTACTTCTGCGGAAGCCTGTATCAGTGAGCAAACCAAGGCGATTATCCCGGTGCATTTATTCGGTCAATCGATTGATATGAAGACCTGCGATGCCTTTGCTCGCAAGCATGGGCTGAAGGTGATCGAAGACACTGCACAATCGCTCGGAGCAAGCTATCACGGAAAATACTGTGGAGCGATGAGCGACTTCGGCACGTATAGCTTTTTCCCATCCAAAAACCTTGGAGGCCTTGGTGACGGTGGCTTGTTGGTAACACAGGATGATCAATTGGCTGAAATTGCAGTCAAGATGAGAAACCACGGTATGCACCCTCGTTATTATCATGAAATGGTGGGTGGAAATTTTCGACTGGATGCCTTGCAGGCTGCATTGCTGCGCGTCAAATTTCAGCAGTATCCCGAATACACTCGGCTCCGGCAACATAACGCGGCCTATTATCATGAGGGACTTGCTGATGTAAATGGCCTGGTTCTCCCGGTTACGGATGAGGGAAATGAGCATATTTGGAATCAGTTTACGATCCGGGTGCTCGATGGCAAACGGGATGCCTTGAGGCAGGGCCTTCTGGACCTTGGGATTGGATGTGAAATTTACTATCCGGTCCCGATGCATCAGCAGCAGTGTTTTGCACATCTTGCGGATCAAGCCCGATCAGCTTTCAAGGTCACGGAACAACTGGCCGCTGAGGTGCTCAGCATTCCAGTCTACCCTGAATTAACTCAATCTCAAAAAGATGAAGTGATTGAGGCGATTCGGAGCCTGATGTCCTGA
- a CDS encoding adenylyltransferase/cytidyltransferase family protein: MKRIFVSGCYDIIHAGHLQFFEEARALGDHLTVSFASEDVLWHHKQRRSSIPDEHKKAVLEGLRMIDEVIIGTDHDLGLDFKTYFLDAKPDVLVVTEDDQYADIKQALCDQVGATYQRLPKTPPKFNPISTSGIVKWVKAPTEAPLRVDFAGGWLDVPRHARDDGYIVNCAISPLVSLRSWDYEKRSGLGGSGAWALLNGEDGVDAELDLGVGWQDPAVIRETGLCVWKSGPKPLLDFKRNGNMLSGKMAILWTGCEHDTPGFADDARDYDKIVQSGQLAREGVLNEDIHQLAAGVYVYHEMQLEEGMKPLPEIDASIAKKYCGGGHGGYALYLFESQEMCDLAVQGNEQLRAIEPYCL; this comes from the coding sequence ATGAAACGTATCTTTGTATCCGGATGTTACGACATCATTCACGCTGGCCATCTACAGTTTTTCGAAGAAGCCCGAGCTCTTGGGGATCATCTCACGGTGAGCTTCGCTTCTGAAGATGTCCTTTGGCACCATAAACAACGACGTTCATCCATCCCCGATGAACATAAAAAAGCCGTGCTCGAAGGCCTGCGCATGATCGACGAAGTGATCATCGGTACCGACCATGATCTTGGACTCGATTTTAAAACGTATTTTCTCGATGCCAAACCGGATGTGCTGGTCGTGACCGAGGACGATCAATATGCCGATATCAAACAGGCATTGTGTGATCAAGTGGGGGCCACGTACCAGCGCCTACCCAAAACACCACCCAAATTTAATCCGATATCAACCTCCGGGATCGTCAAGTGGGTCAAAGCACCAACCGAAGCTCCTCTGCGAGTCGATTTTGCCGGTGGTTGGCTGGATGTGCCACGCCATGCCAGAGACGATGGCTATATCGTAAACTGCGCCATTTCCCCACTGGTTAGTTTGCGCAGTTGGGACTACGAAAAACGATCCGGCCTTGGAGGGTCCGGTGCCTGGGCACTTTTGAATGGCGAGGATGGTGTGGATGCCGAACTCGATCTCGGAGTCGGCTGGCAAGACCCCGCTGTGATCCGTGAAACAGGTTTGTGTGTGTGGAAGAGTGGTCCGAAGCCGTTGCTCGACTTCAAACGCAATGGCAACATGCTGTCGGGTAAAATGGCTATCCTGTGGACAGGTTGCGAACACGATACCCCGGGTTTTGCCGATGATGCCAGGGACTATGATAAGATTGTGCAGTCCGGACAGTTGGCTCGTGAGGGTGTGCTCAACGAAGATATTCATCAACTTGCCGCAGGTGTGTATGTATACCATGAAATGCAGTTAGAAGAAGGGATGAAGCCGCTGCCGGAAATCGATGCGAGCATCGCGAAAAAATACTGCGGAGGTGGTCACGGTGGTTATGCTCTCTACTTATTTGAATCGCAGGAAATGTGCGACCTGGCTGTGCAAGGAAACGAACAGCTCCGTGCGATTGAACCTTATTGCCTGTAA
- a CDS encoding UDP-glucose 6-dehydrogenase produces MKSPKRICCIGAGYVGGPTMAMIAAKCPDIRVDVVDINEARVAAWNTDELPVYEPGLLEVVKEARGRNLFFSTKTDEAIVDADIIFVSVGTPTKTYGMGAGRAADLCYIESAARMIARVARGPKIIVEKSTIPVRTAVAMRAILSANSEEGKFQVLSNPEFLAEGTAVEDLENPDRILIGGERTPEGDAAVETLVSVYNRWIPRENILTTNLWSSELSKLVANAFLAQRISSINSISALCEATEADVDEVARAIGADSRIGPKFLKASVGFGGSCFQKDILNLTYLCEHFGLPEVAAYWDQVIKMNDWQKSRFSANIVQTLFNTVRDKRIAVWGFAFKKDTNDTRESAAIYVCRDLLLEGAQIALYDPRVPVQLIHQELQYAGVSQDIIDQQLTICASCEEAADGAHAVAILTEWDEFRDVDFEQMYASMFKPAFVFDGRDLVDHSQLREIGFEVYAIGKG; encoded by the coding sequence ATGAAATCACCTAAACGAATTTGCTGCATCGGCGCTGGCTACGTCGGTGGCCCAACGATGGCGATGATCGCCGCCAAATGCCCGGACATCCGAGTGGATGTCGTCGATATCAATGAAGCACGAGTGGCTGCTTGGAATACCGATGAGTTACCGGTCTATGAACCCGGGCTGTTGGAAGTCGTGAAAGAAGCCAGAGGTCGGAACTTGTTTTTCTCAACGAAGACCGATGAGGCCATTGTTGACGCCGATATCATTTTTGTGTCGGTTGGCACGCCGACCAAAACCTATGGTATGGGAGCTGGTCGTGCTGCGGACCTCTGTTACATCGAAAGTGCCGCGCGCATGATTGCCCGGGTCGCCAGGGGGCCGAAAATCATCGTGGAAAAAAGTACCATTCCGGTGAGAACGGCCGTTGCGATGCGCGCGATTTTGAGTGCCAATTCGGAGGAAGGAAAATTTCAGGTCTTGTCTAATCCCGAGTTTTTGGCGGAGGGCACTGCTGTCGAGGATTTGGAAAACCCGGATCGGATCTTGATCGGAGGCGAGCGCACTCCGGAAGGGGACGCAGCTGTCGAGACCTTGGTCAGCGTCTATAACCGTTGGATTCCCCGTGAGAATATTCTTACCACCAACCTGTGGTCGTCCGAGTTGTCCAAGTTGGTGGCCAACGCCTTTCTTGCGCAGAGGATTTCGTCGATTAATTCGATCTCCGCGCTTTGCGAAGCTACCGAAGCGGATGTGGATGAAGTCGCCCGCGCGATTGGTGCGGATTCCCGCATTGGTCCAAAGTTCCTCAAAGCCTCAGTTGGATTTGGTGGCTCTTGCTTCCAAAAAGATATTCTCAACCTGACCTATCTGTGCGAGCACTTTGGTCTCCCCGAGGTGGCAGCCTATTGGGATCAGGTGATCAAGATGAACGACTGGCAGAAATCGAGATTTTCTGCGAACATTGTACAAACACTCTTTAACACCGTACGTGACAAGCGCATCGCCGTTTGGGGTTTTGCCTTTAAAAAGGACACCAACGATACCCGGGAGTCTGCAGCTATTTACGTGTGCCGAGACCTCTTGCTCGAAGGTGCTCAAATCGCTCTGTATGACCCGCGCGTCCCAGTGCAGTTGATTCATCAGGAGCTTCAGTACGCAGGCGTTAGCCAGGACATAATCGATCAGCAACTGACGATTTGTGCATCCTGCGAAGAGGCCGCTGACGGAGCCCATGCTGTGGCTATTCTTACTGAGTGGGACGAATTTCGGGATGTTGATTTCGAGCAGATGTATGCCTCCATGTTCAAGCCGGCCTTTGTGTTTGATGGTCGTGATCTTGTCGATCACAGTCAACTACGTGAAATCGGATTTGAGGTCTACGCCATCGGGAAAGGCTAG
- a CDS encoding addiction module protein — protein MSKALEIYHQVLDLPEDQRASLVADILDTLPASLSDEDEGLAEARRRSKQMDEDPNIGMTWDEIKVSLGR, from the coding sequence ATGAGTAAGGCCTTAGAAATTTATCATCAGGTTTTAGATTTGCCCGAAGATCAGCGAGCAAGTCTGGTTGCTGATATCCTTGATACGCTACCGGCCAGTCTTTCGGATGAGGATGAGGGACTTGCAGAAGCACGTAGGCGCTCTAAACAAATGGATGAAGACCCTAACATAGGGATGACTTGGGACGAGATTAAAGTTTCTTTGGGGCGATAA
- the aepX gene encoding phosphoenolpyruvate mutase, giving the protein MPKTVYVGMSADLIHPGHINILNTAAEYGEVVVGLLTDKAIASYKRLPSLPYEHRKQIIENIKGVSRVIAQETLDYVTNLELIRPDYVVHGDDWKTGPQKETRARVIAALKSWGGELIEPKYTEGLSSTALNKAVKEIGTTPGIRLGKLRRLIESKAIVRALEAHNGLSGLIVEHAQVRENGILDEFDAIWLSSLTDSTAKGRPDIEFVDRTSRARTLNDVLDVTTKPIIYDGDTGGITEHFTKMVRSLERLGVSAVIIEDKQGLKQNSLHGTDRPQILLEQEAMCDKIHAGKQAQVTSEFMIIARIESLIAKAGLDDALERAKAYIVAGADALMIHSKESDAREIRAFCDAYVEFEHQVPLVCVPSSYDAVYEQELIDMGFNVVIYANHLLRSAYPAMKSTAENILRHKRAHEASQSCMTVQDILNVIED; this is encoded by the coding sequence ATGCCCAAGACCGTCTACGTAGGGATGAGTGCCGACCTCATTCATCCTGGCCACATCAATATCCTCAACACCGCTGCTGAGTACGGAGAGGTGGTGGTCGGGCTATTGACGGACAAGGCGATTGCCAGCTATAAGCGCCTTCCGAGCCTTCCGTACGAACACCGGAAACAAATCATTGAAAACATCAAGGGGGTCAGTCGCGTGATTGCCCAAGAAACCCTGGATTATGTTACGAACCTTGAGTTGATTCGACCCGACTACGTGGTGCATGGCGACGATTGGAAAACAGGACCCCAAAAAGAAACCAGAGCGCGTGTGATTGCCGCACTGAAAAGTTGGGGCGGCGAGCTCATCGAGCCGAAATACACCGAAGGACTCTCATCCACGGCACTCAACAAGGCGGTTAAAGAAATCGGGACCACCCCCGGAATCCGACTCGGCAAGTTACGCCGACTTATTGAATCCAAAGCCATTGTCCGCGCGCTAGAAGCGCACAATGGGCTTTCCGGACTGATTGTAGAACACGCCCAGGTGCGCGAAAATGGTATCCTGGATGAATTCGATGCCATTTGGCTCAGTAGTCTCACGGACTCCACCGCCAAAGGCCGACCCGATATCGAGTTCGTTGACCGCACCTCGCGGGCTCGCACCTTGAACGATGTGCTGGATGTCACCACCAAACCGATCATTTACGATGGTGACACAGGTGGCATCACCGAGCATTTTACCAAAATGGTTCGCTCTCTCGAACGACTCGGTGTTTCCGCTGTTATCATCGAGGACAAACAGGGGCTGAAGCAAAACTCACTGCACGGCACGGACCGACCACAGATCCTGCTCGAACAAGAGGCGATGTGCGACAAAATTCACGCGGGGAAACAAGCCCAAGTCACTTCTGAGTTCATGATCATCGCCCGGATTGAAAGCTTGATCGCCAAAGCGGGACTCGACGACGCTCTCGAGCGGGCCAAGGCTTACATTGTTGCTGGAGCCGATGCCTTGATGATTCATTCCAAGGAAAGCGATGCCCGGGAAATCCGCGCGTTTTGTGATGCATACGTCGAGTTTGAGCATCAGGTTCCTCTTGTCTGCGTCCCGTCCAGTTACGATGCCGTCTACGAGCAAGAGTTGATCGACATGGGATTTAATGTCGTGATCTACGCCAACCATCTATTACGGAGTGCCTACCCTGCGATGAAATCCACGGCAGAAAACATCCTTCGGCACAAACGTGCCCACGAGGCCTCCCAATCCTGCATGACGGTTCAAGATATCCTGAACGTGATCGAAGATTGA
- the gmd gene encoding GDP-mannose 4,6-dehydratase, producing MKKALITGITGQDGSYLAEFLLEKGYEVHGIKRRASSLNTERVDHIYQDPHIENARFYLHYGDLTDSSNLTRIISEIQPDEVYNLGAQSHVAVSFESPEYTADVDALGTLRLLEAIRFLGLEKKTKFYQASTSELFGEVQEIPQKETTPFYPRSPYAVAKMYAYWITVNYRESYGMYACNGILFNHESPRRGETFVTRKITRAIANIAQGLDPCLYLGNMDALRDWGHAKDYVRMQWMMLQQDTPEDFVIATGKQISVREFVSMSAREAGIELAFSGEGVDEIATVVSVDVEKAPAVAVGDVVVKVDPRYFRPAEVETLLGDPAKAKQKLGWVPEITVEEMCSEMVANDLDIAKRHALLKSHGYDVSVSKES from the coding sequence ATGAAAAAAGCACTTATCACCGGTATCACCGGTCAAGATGGGTCCTATCTTGCAGAATTTCTTCTCGAGAAAGGATACGAAGTTCATGGAATCAAACGACGCGCATCCTCTTTGAATACCGAGCGCGTGGATCACATTTACCAAGACCCCCATATCGAAAATGCCCGCTTTTATTTACATTACGGCGATCTAACAGACTCATCGAACCTGACCCGAATCATCAGCGAGATTCAACCGGATGAGGTGTATAACCTCGGAGCGCAATCTCACGTTGCCGTGTCGTTTGAATCCCCTGAATACACCGCCGATGTGGATGCCTTGGGGACCTTGCGGCTATTGGAAGCGATTCGCTTCCTTGGTCTCGAAAAGAAAACCAAATTCTATCAGGCGTCCACGTCCGAGCTCTTTGGCGAGGTGCAGGAGATTCCGCAGAAAGAAACCACACCGTTCTATCCTCGGTCACCCTACGCCGTCGCCAAGATGTATGCCTACTGGATCACGGTGAACTACCGTGAATCTTATGGAATGTATGCATGTAATGGCATTTTGTTTAACCATGAGTCTCCACGCCGTGGTGAAACTTTTGTTACACGTAAGATTACCCGCGCGATTGCAAACATCGCCCAAGGGTTGGACCCTTGTTTGTATCTTGGCAACATGGATGCTTTGCGCGATTGGGGCCATGCCAAGGATTACGTCCGTATGCAGTGGATGATGTTGCAGCAAGATACGCCCGAGGATTTTGTGATTGCGACAGGGAAACAAATATCCGTCCGTGAGTTTGTAAGTATGTCGGCCCGCGAGGCTGGAATCGAACTTGCCTTTAGTGGGGAAGGGGTTGATGAAATCGCAACAGTTGTATCGGTGGACGTAGAAAAGGCTCCAGCCGTTGCTGTGGGCGATGTCGTGGTTAAAGTGGACCCTCGCTATTTCCGTCCTGCAGAGGTGGAAACCTTACTGGGTGACCCCGCAAAAGCAAAGCAGAAGTTAGGTTGGGTTCCGGAAATTACAGTCGAAGAAATGTGTTCCGAAATGGTAGCCAACGATCTCGATATCGCCAAACGCCACGCACTACTCAAATCACACGGTTACGACGTCTCAGTCTCCAAGGAATCATAA
- a CDS encoding NAD-dependent epimerase/dehydratase family protein, which yields MTNKLLILGARGMVGSALVRAAEQRGYSDILQPRSKDLDLTNQAATHDYLAEQKPDEVIVAAARVGGIHANSTYPAEFIYQNLMIAANAVEGAFKAGVPRLLFLGSSCIYPKMAPQPMPEDCLLTSPLEPTNEAYAVAKIAGLKLCQYYRQQYGVLYHSAMPTNLYGPGDNYHPENSHVIPAMIRRFHEAVQAGSESVTIWGTGTPKREFLYVDDLADACFHLMALENPPDWVNVGYGDDLSIMDLARAVANAVGYQGIIETDPSKPDGTPRKLMDNTILQSLDWKPSVTLEQGLATAYQCFLTEERREV from the coding sequence ATGACAAACAAACTACTTATCCTAGGTGCCCGTGGTATGGTGGGCTCGGCACTTGTGCGTGCTGCCGAACAGCGTGGCTACAGCGATATTCTGCAGCCCCGTAGTAAAGATTTGGATCTGACAAATCAAGCGGCCACCCATGACTATCTGGCAGAGCAAAAACCGGATGAGGTGATTGTAGCTGCCGCCAGAGTCGGCGGTATCCATGCCAACAGCACCTATCCTGCTGAGTTTATCTATCAAAATCTGATGATTGCGGCCAATGCCGTTGAAGGTGCATTCAAGGCTGGGGTTCCTCGCCTTTTATTCTTAGGCAGTTCGTGTATTTACCCCAAAATGGCGCCTCAGCCAATGCCAGAGGATTGCTTGCTCACCTCTCCCCTTGAACCCACCAATGAGGCCTATGCCGTGGCTAAGATCGCGGGCTTGAAGTTGTGTCAGTATTACCGACAGCAGTATGGTGTGCTCTATCACTCAGCCATGCCAACCAACCTTTACGGTCCCGGGGATAACTATCACCCGGAGAACTCCCACGTGATCCCGGCGATGATCCGACGCTTCCACGAGGCCGTGCAGGCAGGATCCGAATCCGTCACCATTTGGGGGACGGGAACGCCAAAGAGGGAATTCCTTTATGTCGATGACCTTGCCGATGCCTGTTTTCATCTTATGGCATTGGAGAACCCACCGGACTGGGTCAACGTCGGTTACGGTGATGATCTCTCGATCATGGACTTGGCCCGTGCCGTTGCAAACGCGGTAGGCTACCAAGGCATTATCGAGACCGACCCAAGCAAGCCCGACGGAACACCGCGGAAGTTGATGGATAACACCATTTTACAATCCCTCGACTGGAAACCCAGCGTGACGCTCGAACAAGGCCTCGCTACAGCCTATCAGTGTTTCCTCACCGAAGAGCGACGCGAGGTTTAG
- a CDS encoding four helix bundle protein, with amino-acid sequence MMKTFEDCLVWQKARLLNTAVYRVSKGDAFSQDWALVNQIRRAAGSAMHNVAEGFDAGSDAEFKRFLRYSFRSAGEVQSQLYAALDLEYIDQIQFDEIYSLAIEVKSTSAGLIKYLHSPQ; translated from the coding sequence ATGATGAAAACATTTGAAGATTGTCTGGTATGGCAAAAAGCTCGATTGCTAAACACGGCTGTTTATCGCGTGAGTAAAGGTGATGCTTTTTCCCAAGATTGGGCATTAGTTAATCAAATTAGGAGGGCTGCAGGTTCTGCGATGCATAATGTGGCAGAGGGTTTTGATGCGGGGAGCGATGCCGAATTTAAACGATTTTTAAGATATAGCTTTCGTTCGGCAGGTGAAGTTCAGAGTCAACTTTACGCAGCTCTAGATCTTGAGTATATCGATCAAATTCAGTTTGATGAAATATACTCATTGGCTATCGAAGTCAAAAGCACATCCGCAGGTCTTATCAAATATCTCCACTCGCCTCAATAA
- the cysN gene encoding sulfate adenylyltransferase subunit CysN, whose product MSDSYTDSAGYLNMDLLRFTTAGSVDDGKSTLIGRLLYDSKNTFEDQMEAVEQSSKQRGDENVNLALLTDGLKAEREQGITIDVAYRYFATPKRKFIIADTPGHIQYTRNMVTGASTANLAIILVDARKGVIEQTCRHSFIASLLRIQHIVVCVNKMDLVDYDQDVYDKIVEDYKDFASRLDNVVDISFIPISALKGDNVVDRSENMTWYEGSSLLYHLETVYVGNQENHVEARFPVQWVIRPQSDEWHDFRGYAGRVAGGVFKPGDEVTVQPSGFSTKIKTIHADGKELEEAFSPLSVAITLEDEIDISRGDLIAKANNPPKVGQDISAMICWFSDQPMNPRGKYILRHTSREVKAMIKDVNYKVDINTLHKEEEDLEFRLNDIGRISLRTSAPLIHDSYKRNRTTGSFVLIDALTNETVAAGMIA is encoded by the coding sequence ATGTCCGATTCCTATACAGACTCCGCTGGCTATCTCAATATGGATCTGCTTCGTTTTACGACGGCAGGCAGTGTTGATGACGGAAAATCCACCTTGATTGGCCGTCTTCTCTACGATTCAAAAAACACCTTTGAAGATCAAATGGAGGCTGTCGAGCAGTCTAGTAAGCAGCGCGGTGATGAAAATGTGAACCTGGCCTTGCTTACCGATGGCTTGAAAGCCGAACGGGAGCAGGGGATCACCATCGACGTTGCCTATCGCTATTTTGCAACGCCGAAGCGTAAGTTCATCATCGCCGATACTCCGGGCCACATTCAGTACACTCGGAACATGGTAACGGGAGCCTCGACAGCGAATCTGGCGATCATTCTCGTCGATGCCCGCAAGGGGGTGATTGAGCAGACATGCCGTCATTCGTTTATTGCGAGCTTGCTTCGTATCCAGCACATCGTTGTTTGTGTCAATAAGATGGATCTGGTCGATTACGATCAGGATGTTTACGATAAGATTGTCGAAGACTATAAAGACTTTGCGTCCCGCTTGGACAATGTGGTTGATATCAGTTTTATTCCCATCAGCGCCCTGAAGGGGGACAATGTGGTCGATCGCTCTGAGAATATGACTTGGTATGAAGGCTCATCGCTACTCTACCATCTGGAAACCGTCTACGTCGGAAATCAGGAGAACCACGTCGAAGCCCGTTTTCCCGTGCAGTGGGTGATCCGCCCCCAGTCCGACGAATGGCATGATTTCCGTGGTTATGCGGGGCGTGTTGCCGGTGGTGTCTTCAAACCAGGTGACGAAGTGACCGTTCAGCCGTCCGGATTTTCGACAAAAATCAAAACAATTCATGCAGATGGCAAGGAATTGGAGGAAGCGTTCAGCCCCTTATCGGTGGCGATCACTTTGGAAGATGAAATTGATATCTCCCGTGGTGATCTGATTGCGAAGGCGAATAACCCACCGAAAGTGGGTCAGGATATCAGCGCCATGATTTGTTGGTTCTCAGATCAACCGATGAATCCACGCGGGAAGTATATTCTGCGCCACACCTCACGTGAGGTCAAAGCGATGATCAAGGATGTGAATTACAAAGTGGATATCAACACCCTGCATAAGGAGGAAGAAGATTTGGAGTTCCGTTTGAACGATATCGGAAGAATTAGCCTGCGCACCTCCGCCCCATTGATTCACGATAGCTACAAGCGGAACCGGACCACCGGATCCTTTGTCTTGATCGACGCCTTGACCAATGAAACGGTTGCTGCGGGCATGATTGCTTAG
- a CDS encoding UDP-glucuronic acid decarboxylase family protein encodes MKRILVTGGAGFLGSHLCERLLHDGHEVICLDNYFTGFKKNVAHLLDHPGFELMRHDVTDPFKAEVDQIYNLACPASPPHYQYNAIKTMKTSVMGAIHCLGLAKRCKARVFQASTSEVYGDPAVHPQPESYWGNVNPIGIRSCYDEGKRAAETLFMDYHRQNGVDIRIVRIFNTYGPRMNPDDGRVVSNFICQALRGEDITIYGDGTQTRSFCYVDDLIEGFVRLMNQDQVTGPINMGNPGEFTMLELAEKVISKVGGSSKLVFEPLPGDDPKQRKPDITLAKQHLDWEPTISLDDGLDRAIDYFRSVV; translated from the coding sequence ATGAAACGTATTCTAGTTACCGGCGGCGCCGGATTTTTGGGTTCTCACCTCTGTGAACGATTGCTCCACGACGGCCATGAGGTTATCTGTTTGGACAACTACTTTACAGGTTTCAAGAAGAACGTCGCCCATTTGTTGGATCATCCTGGATTCGAACTGATGCGGCACGATGTCACCGATCCGTTCAAAGCAGAAGTCGATCAGATTTATAACTTGGCCTGCCCGGCCTCTCCGCCGCATTACCAATACAATGCGATTAAAACCATGAAAACCTCGGTGATGGGGGCAATCCATTGCCTTGGACTTGCAAAGCGTTGTAAAGCCCGAGTCTTCCAAGCCTCGACTTCAGAGGTCTATGGAGACCCTGCGGTGCACCCTCAACCCGAATCCTATTGGGGAAATGTCAACCCGATTGGAATTCGTTCCTGTTACGACGAAGGCAAGCGTGCTGCCGAAACCTTGTTCATGGATTATCACCGGCAGAATGGGGTGGATATTCGGATTGTCCGCATCTTTAATACCTACGGGCCACGAATGAACCCGGACGATGGACGGGTGGTTTCCAACTTTATTTGTCAGGCTCTTCGTGGTGAGGATATCACCATTTACGGTGATGGAACCCAAACGCGATCCTTTTGTTACGTCGATGATCTGATCGAAGGATTTGTCCGCTTGATGAACCAGGATCAGGTAACCGGCCCGATCAATATGGGAAACCCCGGTGAGTTTACCATGCTGGAACTAGCAGAAAAAGTTATCTCCAAAGTGGGCGGTAGCTCCAAACTGGTATTTGAACCCCTTCCGGGTGACGACCCCAAACAGCGGAAGCCGGATATCACACTTGCCAAACAGCACCTCGACTGGGAACCAACGATCAGTCTCGACGACGGCTTGGACCGCGCCATCGACTACTTCCGCTCCGTCGTCTAG
- a CDS encoding WecB/TagA/CpsF family glycosyltransferase: protein MSTLPPISTVSVIGLPVAVTTYADAIDWIKAAARKADQAYAVEAANTHVASLSRHDKDFGEAMARFDLICPDGMPLVWSVNRQLPAPDQLTDRVYGPTLMLKSIEATQGEPDLKHFLFGGKESTLEKLQLRFSEDFPETSIAGAYSPPFGEWPEDEFDRICQKIRQSGANLVWVGLGCPKQEHWIAKHKDKLPPAVYFGIGAAFAFHAGEVKQAPAWVQKYGMEWLYRLCAEPRRLFKRYFTYNSLFVWYSLKEKVLKRADSRQ from the coding sequence ATGTCCACGCTCCCTCCCATTTCCACTGTCTCTGTCATCGGTTTACCTGTTGCTGTCACGACCTATGCTGATGCAATTGATTGGATTAAAGCCGCCGCACGGAAAGCAGATCAGGCCTACGCCGTTGAAGCCGCAAATACACACGTCGCTTCTCTGTCTCGACACGACAAGGATTTTGGTGAGGCGATGGCCCGCTTTGATCTCATCTGCCCGGATGGGATGCCGCTGGTTTGGTCGGTGAACCGACAGCTCCCCGCTCCTGACCAGCTTACGGACCGGGTTTACGGACCAACGCTCATGCTGAAATCCATTGAAGCGACCCAGGGAGAGCCCGACCTTAAACACTTCTTGTTTGGAGGTAAGGAAAGCACACTGGAGAAACTTCAGCTGCGGTTTTCCGAGGACTTTCCGGAAACATCCATCGCTGGCGCCTACTCTCCTCCATTTGGTGAGTGGCCGGAAGATGAATTCGACCGCATTTGTCAAAAGATCAGGCAATCCGGCGCGAACCTCGTATGGGTCGGGCTAGGGTGTCCAAAACAAGAACATTGGATCGCCAAGCATAAAGACAAGCTTCCACCCGCGGTCTACTTCGGTATCGGTGCCGCTTTTGCCTTTCATGCCGGCGAAGTCAAACAAGCACCTGCTTGGGTTCAAAAATACGGAATGGAGTGGCTCTACCGCCTCTGCGCCGAACCCCGCCGACTCTTTAAGCGATACTTTACCTACAATAGCCTGTTTGTTTGGTACTCTCTGAAGGAGAAAGTTTTGAAGAGGGCAGACAGCAGGCAATAG